In the Podospora bellae-mahoneyi strain CBS 112042 chromosome 4, whole genome shotgun sequence genome, one interval contains:
- a CDS encoding hypothetical protein (COG:C; CAZy:AA7; antiSMASH:Cluster_5; EggNog:ENOG503NXRX; SMCOG1138:FAD linked oxidase domain protein), giving the protein MPSLYCFVALGITLTQALAAAYTNPKDYAQMPVPRQSPLPSESVQQGLGPLLSKNASIFGPDDSRWLDATERYQDFAVPQVQVVVQPGVEDDIPTIVKYANEHGINFFVVNRGHSLTSTVGRFNGIQIDVRSLTDISINKDAMTVKLQAGARNYETIDILWKEGYVTTTGSCSCVGMVGPALGGGHGVQQGVHGLIADNLIGLNVVLANGTAITVSETSYPDLWWAMRGAGHNFGIVTSFDMKIYPVTVPSYYYRNYVFTGKHVEPLFEELNKFHSNGSLSPTWGGAFGVYTMEPSVSTTEATIFWTFIYGGSKEDAAADLSPFDALGPVAVDEGDVPFTSISDILISGLESDLCAPSKVHITGTAGLQVYNVTVQRQLYDLYNKKVAKEPLLSGTKLVHEGYAVEGVLRGKPEDSAFPLRDDNLLMYFDAMPPPNSGLEDFAFQWARETEDLWNAGEGEWRKPTTYVNYAAGHESLESMYGYEPWRLEKLRALKAQYDPLNKFAYYNPIVPLES; this is encoded by the exons ATGCCGTCGCTCTATTGTTTTGTTGCACTGggcatcaccctcacccaagCCCTCGCTGCGGCGTATACCAACCCAAAGGACTACGCTCAGATGCCAGTTCCAAGACAGAGCCCCTTGCCGTCTGAGTCTGTCCAGCAAGGGCTCGGCCCTTTGCTTTCCAAGAATGCCAGTATTTTTGGGCCAGATGACTCCCGTTGGCTGGACGCTACTGAGCGATATCAAGATTTCGCGGTGCCGCAGGTTCAGGTTGTTGTTCAACCCGGGGTAGAGGACGATATCCCGACGATT GTGAAATATGCAAATGAGCATGGTATCAACTTCTTTGTTGTCAATCGCGGGCACTCATTAACGTCAACTGTTGGAAGGTTCAACGGCATCCAGATCGACGTGAGAAGTCTGACAGACATCTCCATCAACAAGGATGCGATGACGGTTAAGCTCCAGGCTGGGGCGCGGAATTATGAGACGATTGACATCCTTTGGAAGGAGGGCTATGTCACAA cAACTGGAAGTTGCTCCTGCGTCGGCATGGTCGGACCAGCATTGGGAGGCGGTCACGGTGTGCAGCAGGGCGTCCATGGCCTCATAGCCGACAACCTGATTGGCCTGAACGTTGTGCTCGCCAATGGAACAGCCATCACGGTTAGCGAAACATCCTATCCCGACTTGTGGTGGGCGATGAGAGGTGCGGGTCACAACTTTGGCATTGTCACCAGTTTTGATATGAAGATTTACCCGGTCACGGTCCCGTCTTACTACTACAGGAACTACGTCTTCACAGGCAAACACGTTGAGCCGCTCTTCGAGGAGCTGAATAAGTTCCATTCAAACGGTAGCCTTTCGCCGACGTGGGGAGGGGCGTTTGGTGTTTACACCATGGAGCCGAGCGTGAGCACTACTGAG GCCACAATATTCTGGACATTCATCTACGGAGGCTCCAAAGAGGATGCCGCAGCGGATCTGTCACCGTTCGATGCCCTCGGCCCCGTGGCGGTGGATGAAGGCGATGTGCCATTCACCTCCATCTCAGACATCTTGATCAGCGGACTGGAATCTGATCTGTGCGCGCCGAGCAAGGTCCATATCACAGGTACAGCCGGCCTCCAAGTCTACAACGTCACTGTACAGCGGCAGCTCTATGACCTGTACAACAAGAAGGTCGCTAAGGAGCCGTTGCTGTCAGGCACCAAGCTAGTCCATGAAGGCTATGCCGTTGAGGGTGTTCTGAGGGGCAAGCCGGAGGACTCTGCTTTTCCATTGCGTGACGATAATCTTCTGAT GTACTTCGACGCCATGCCTCCACCAAACTCGGGCCTGGAGGACTTTGCCTTCCAGTGGGCTCGGGAAACGGAGGATCTATGGAACGCAGGCGAAGGTGAATGGCGGAAGCCCACGACATACGTCAACTATGCCGCCGGCCACGAGTCGCTGGAGTCCATGTACGGCTATGAACCGTGGCGGTTGGAGAAGCTACGTGCCCTCAAGGCACAGTACGATCCCCTGAATAAGTTTGCATATTACAACCCCATAGTTCCATTGGAGAGCTAG